The nucleotide window AAGTTCCATGCCGATAGTGAAAAGCAGCATGGCCACGCCAATTTCCGCCACATGGTCAATGGCCTCACGGTCGCTGACTATGCCGAGCAGAGAGGGGCCGCACAGAACGCCTGTAAGCAGAAAACCCACCGTGGCGGGTAATTTGATTTTGTTGCAGGTAACAGTGACGAAAATCGAGAGGAGAAAAATGGTGACTATTTCATAAAGCAAGGGCACGTCCATGAGGCCTCCGTGACGAAAAAAATATCACCACAGCTGTTGCCACGCAAGTCTCTTCAATAAATACAAGTAAGTAGCTTGTATTTAACAGTGTGGTGTCTGTACGCGGATGCCCTTGCGTCTTGTTGGCCATTCTCTTCAGTCTGATATGGTCTGTGATGCCGTACCATAAGGCGTATGATCGGGCAGATTTTTTTGCGCTGTATTTCGTAAGGTGTAATGCAGATTCATGGGAAAACGCTGATTTATTCCGTTTGGCGGCGTTGCTTCGTTTTTTTTGAAACAGTCGAGGACGGAAGAGTCCACTTCTGCTTCAAAAAAAGATCGCGCCTTGCCAAACGAAATAACTGCGCGTTTCCAGGAGGCTCTTTAATCAGTACTCCCATAGAGATGTTGTTATGCGAATTGTGCGGTCAGGCAGCGTCGGCACTGAGCTTCTCCTTTTGCCCCACATTCATCGCGCGGTCACACTATTTGGCGCGTTTCCCTTCGGAAAATTTAAATGCTCCAGGCGCATGAATTCAGCGGCTTTGCCACAAAATTATTTCAATGCTGTATTCGGTGCGTTCTACATATTGCCCGTCCTGGTCCTTGAAGGCTTCAATGTATGCAGCGATGAAGTCCGGGTCGGGATCAACGCCATAGCCGCGCAGTGTTGTCAGGCACAAATCCACAATATCCTTTTCGCTTTTGGGGGTGGTCCACTGCCCGGCAACGGGGATGCCCGTGTAGGCAATGCCCTTGGCGTCAAGCCAGCGCCGCATGTCTTGCGCGTCGCTGAAAGCCTTGGGCGTGATGCTGTAGTGTTTGTACAGGCCTTGCATGATGTTGGAGGGCATGCTCTTGGCAAAGCCCATAAAAACAATCCAGCCGGAAGAGAAGCGCATAAGTTTTTCACGGCTTTCATCGCTATCAATGGCTGGAGTCATTGAAGCGAACACGATGTCAAAGTGCTGGCTTGCGTCAAAATCTTCCCAGCCGGAATGGACAGTAACGATGTTGTTGATGCCCATAGTTGCTGCGTCTTCTTGCAGCAGACGCAGCATTTCGTCTGAAACGTCCATAGCCGTAACGCTTTGGGCCATGCGCGCCAGGCGTAACGTATACATGCCGCTGCCGCTGCCCACATCCAGAACGTTTTTGCCGCTGAAATCCACGCCTGCGTCTATGATTCGGCGCAGCATGCCCGCCTCGTAGGTTTGCTCGCCTTCTTCAAACCGCGGGAATGTGCGTGCTCTGGCGTTCCAGTATTCTTGCTGCGTTTTTTGCTTGTTGGCCGTATCTTTCATGCTTTGTGGCCTCCACATGTGGGTGTCATTTCAGATCATTTTAACTCTGAAAAAGTTTAAATGCCCTAGCGCTGCAGAAGGGTGCAATGCGCCGCAATGGGCATGAATTCTGCCGGAAATAGAATTTTAGGCAGAATGACACCTTTGAAGTGTACTACATTCCAAAGGTAATCAGCTCCAGTAACTAGGAAGCGGCCTTTACGCCGGAAGTTCGCAGAACGTCTGTCAGTTGCAATGACAAGGGGCCGGAACCCCTTTGTGTAAAGAAGATTCCGGCCCGTCAGCAAAATGCGATGCAGCGTTTCTGTATGCCGCTAAACTTTTATAAGCTCGTACTTGCGGCTGCCGAGGCCAATTTCTTCACCATACTGGAGTTGTACCGGGCCGCGCGTGTTGGGCCAGCGCGCCGTGAATTTGTCCAGTTTTTCAGCCTTGTCCTGCTTTTCGCCCTTTTCTTTCTTTTCGCCAGACAGGCAGGGCGCTTTGTTTACAAGGTCAAAGCAGGCCTGATCCAGGGCAACGGGGTCTGTGGAGGCCAGTATGCCCACGTCGGGAACCATAGGCATGTCGCTCCAGCCCACGCAGTCGCAGTCAGGCGTGACATTGATGACAAAGTTGATGTAGCAGATGCGCTTTTTTCTGCCCTTGACGACGCCGTAGGCATACTCGGTCATGCGTTCCATAAAGGGTTCCATTTCCGCTTCCCATTCAATATCAATGGCGGCGACAGGGCAGACGGTCATGCATTCAAAACAGCCCACACAGCGCGCAATGTCCACCTTGCTTTTCTTTTTGTGGATGCTCAGGGCGTCCTGCGGACAGGACCGTACGCACTTGCCACAGCCAATACAGGCGTCTTCATTCACGCTCACATGGGTAGCGTGCTGTTCTTTTTTGCCGCGTACCGAGGCCCCGCCCATAGCAAGGTTTTTGATAGCGCCGCCGAACCCGGCCATCTGATGCCCCTTGAAATGGCTCAACACCACCAGAGCCGGAGCCTTGCTGATTTCAGTAGCGATATGAACTTCTTTGAAGTGCTTGCAGTTGATGCGCACGGGCACGTCATTTTCGCCGAACAGGCCATCGGCAATGACAACAGGGGCAGCCACTACGGAAGGCGAAAAACCATGCCGACAGGCTGTTTGCAGATGATCCACGGCATTATGTCTGCTGCCGGAGTAAAGCGTTGTAGTATCTGTAAGAAAAGCCTTGCCGCCAGCAGCGGCGATTTTATCCACCACCTGACGCACCAGCGTGGGGTTCAGGTGCGTATCGTTGCCGTATTCGCCAAAGTGCAGCTTTACGGCTGTCAGCTCATTCTTTTTGATAAATTTTTTGAAATTAAGAGCGTCGCAAAGGCGGGCTACCTTGGCGAGCTTGCTTTCTTCGTGCGAACGGGAATGGGTATCTGTATAAAATACTTTGGCAGGCATATGATTCCTCCGATTATCAGCTTTTTTTTATTTTCTCACCATCAGTCTTTGCAGGCAAGAAAAACTGCGCGGTCAGAAATGGTGTTTGGTGCAGGCGTGTATATTACTTGACAAATGGCAGCCTCAAGAATAACCTTGTTACGATTTATTTTCCGATGAAAACAATATGTTAGTCAATGACTATGAGGAGGCGCCATGGCCGTTTATGTTGTAGACCATCCCCTTGTTCGCCACAAGATCGGCATTTTGCGCATGGAGTCCACCTCCACCAGTGAATTCCGCAGTGTATCCAATGAAGTGGCTGGCCTGCTTATTTATGAAGCCACCAAGGGTTTTCGCACTGAGAAGCACATTGTGCAGGGTTGGGCCGGGCCTGTGGAGATTGAGGCCATTTCCGGCAAAAAAGTAACCGTCGTTCCCATCCTGCGCGCAGGTATTGGCCTTATGGACGGCGTGCTGGACATGATACCCGGCGCCAAGATCAGCGTCGTGGGTTTGTATCGCAATGAAGAAACTCTTCAGCCAGTAGAGTACTATGTCAAGCTCGCCAGTGATATGGACCAGCGGCTTGCCATTATTCTTGACCCGATGCTGGCTACAGGCGGTTCGCTTATTGCCACCATTGAACTTCTGAAACGCCACGACTGCCGCAACATATGCAGTCTCAATCTGGTGTGCGCGCCCGAAGGCCTTGCCAAGGTACAGGCGGCCCATCCTGATGTGGACATATACACCGCAGCCATTGACGATCATCTCAACGAAGATGGCTATATCATTCCTGGCCTTGGTGATGCCGGGGACCGTATTTTCGGCACCAAGTAACGCTGCTGTCCACCCTGTAAAAATCATCGAGGCCGCATATGAGCTCAGCCAGCCCACGGCGGGAATATTTGCCCACCGATTATAACCTGCGCTTCAGGGATTGCCTGATTGGCGCGCAGATGCTTTTTGTGGCCTTTGGCGCGCTGGTGCTGGTGCCCATTCTTACTGGTCTGGACAGCAACGTGGCCCTGTTTACCGCAGGGGTAGGCACCTTGTTGTTTCAGATATGCACCAGGGGCAAGGTGCCCATATTCCTTGCGTCTTCTTTTGCCTTTATTGCGCCCATCATCTATGGGGTACAGACCTGGGGCATGGCCCAGACCCTTGGCGGTCTGGTGTGTTCGGGCTTTGTCTACTTTATTCTGAGCGGTCTTATCCGCTGGCGCGGCATTGATGTGGTGCTGCGTGTGCTGCCGCCAGTGGTTACCGGGCCTGTCATTATGGTGATCGGCCTGATTCTGGCCCCGGTTGCCGTAAATATGGCTCTGGGAAAAACCGGCGACGGTGCGGTGCAGCTGGTGCCGGAAGAAACCGCCCTGTGGGTTTCGATGACGTCCTTGCTGGTCACAGTGCTGGTGTCGCTGCTGGGCAAGGGATTTTTGCGCCTTATGCCCATCTTGTGCGGCATTGTGGCGGGTTTTGCGGCATCGCTTTACTTTGGTATGGGCGATTGGACAAAAGTGGCCGCAACCCCGTGGATGAGCCTTCCCAACTTTACCTTCCCCGAGTTTGCCTGGGAACCCATCCTTTTTATCATGCCCATAACCTTGGCTCCCGCCATTGAGCATTTTGGCGACGTTGTGGCCATCAGCTCCATCACGGGCAAGGACTATCTTAAAGATCCCGGCGTACACACCACTATGTTCGGCGACGGCGTGGCCACTATGGCCGCAGGTATGGTGGGCGGTCCGCCCTGTACAACCTATGCAGAAGTTATTGGCGCGGTAAGTCTGACGCGGGTGTTCAATCCTGCGGTCATGACATGGGCGGCATTGACGGCCATTCTGCTTTCTTTTGTTTCAAAAATCGGCGCATTTCTGTCGTCCATTCCCGTGCCTGTTATGGGCGGCATCATGATCTTGCTCTTTGGGGCCATCATGGTTGTTGGTCTGAACACTCTTGTGCGCGCTGGCAAGGATTTGATGGAGCCAAGAAATATGATTATTGTGGCTCTTATCATAATTTTCGGCGTTGGCGGCATGCAGTTCAGCATCGGCAGTTTCAAGCTGGGCGGCATCGGCCTTGCCGCGGTGACAGGCGTGGCGCTCAACCTCTTTTTGCCGCGCAGCCGCACATAGGCTGTGTCAGCATAAATTCGGGTTTGTAATCACTGCAGCCCACCTGACGCCCAAAAGCCGTCAGGTGGGCTGTATCTTTTTGACCAAGTGTGGTAGTTTGGCATCAAGTTAGCCGAAAAAGGAGGACTCCTATGGCTGAGAAAAAAATTAATGACGATTACACCACTTGCCCCGCCTGTTGCGGCACTGGAAAAAATCAGGACAATACCGTGTGTTTTGAATGCAACGGAACCGGCAAAAGGCAAGAAGCCTGCACCGTGCCAGCTGGCGCGGAGCATGACGGCGTATGTGACTAGAGCTATTTCGTTTTGAAACTGCTCCAAAAACTGTTGTAAACAAAAACCGTTCACGCCGTTGGAGCCATTTCGCCTTGAAATGCTCAGGCGGCTGAGTGAGCAGCTGAGTGAGCACGCCCGCCGTGGCGGCGTATGCGGAGCTTCAGCCGTTGCGACGCAAAGCTACGGATGAAGACAGCACCTTTGTTTATTCGAGCGGTTACGCCGTAACGAGTGTGCTTTAAATTTGAGATGTATATTCTCTGAAAATATATATCTCGAAGTTAATCTGCTCAAATAGACGCAGTGAGCATCCTCGGGCCAGCCTGAGTATGGACAAACTGCTCGCGTATATTTTGTCAGTCTTTGCTACAGAAAAGCCCCGGTCATTATGACCGGGGCTTTTCATGCTTTTTATTGGTGAACGGTAACTGATGCCTAATCAGGCCCAGTCTGGACATATATGGGCAGCTCAACTTTGAGAGCGCATATTCTCAAATTCAAGACTGGACTGCACTTGCCCTTTTACTGGGGCGTCAGCTTATGTAGCCGTCAGAGCGACCCATGATAAAAATGCTCTACAGGCTGCGTTCTTCCAGACCGCCCTTTGAAGAAGCCTTGTTGGGCGGTTCGGTGACGGGCTGCAGGCCGGGAACCACGTCGTGCACTTCGGTAGGCGGCAGAAGCGGGTTGGAGGCAGTGCGCTCAATAATTTTGCTGTCGCGTACAAAGACCGTGCAGGACAAACCAAAGCATTCATTGATAGCAGCTATGGTGCCTTTGAGAATTTCAGTGCTGTTCTGCGGCGGCGGCACAAGCAGGTAGTAGGTGCGCGAGCGTCCGCCCATGCGCGGTTCTACCATGCAGGAGACGATCCATTCGTCCTGCCCGTCATTGTTCCAGTCAGCTATGGCCACCATATTGACGGTTACAGTCTGGGTTGCGTGGCTGATGCGGAATCCGTTATCCCAATGTTTGACGCGGCTGTCAGGAAGTATGGTTGCGGCAAAGGTGTTGCCCAGATAAACATCGTGCGTGGTTTCACCCACCATAAATGAGGGTGAAAGCCGTTTAAAGAGCTCTTCGCCATAGCTTTTGTAGCCTGCAAAAGACATAGGAGCCACATAGGAGCCCTTGTCGTCCAGCAGGTCGCGGGCCTGAAGCTCTTTGGGCATGGCCTTGGCCATGCGGATAAACTGATCTTTTTCCACCACAACCACGGGTCGTGTGGAACAGCCGAAAAGCAGGCCGCCCAGACAGAGCAGGGCGCAAAAACGCGCGATGGACATGATGATTTGTTCTCCTGGCGGAGTTTTGACATGAAGCCGGGAAATGCGGCGATGCAGCTTTTGTATGCGCCCGCCCCGGCCTTGTAAAGCGTGTTTTACATAAATATGCCGCGAGATCTGGTACGGTATCTGCATACTTTTTTCAAGACCATACGACACGCTTCAAGCCAAGGAATTGTCATGTCCGAAGCATTGTACATAGAAATGCCCGCTCGCAAGAAGGGGAAACCCCGCCCCTTATGGTTGCGCCTTTTGCCTTTGTGGGGGCTTTTATTGATTATTGCGGGCGGCGTCTTATGGTGGCTGGGCCAAGGGCGTATTGTCAGTGACCGTGCCGTGCTGGACGCTATGGTGCATGTGGTTGCGCCTGAATTTTCCGCGCCCGTTGAGGTTTTTTATGTAAAGGAAGGCGACCGCGTGCTCCGTGGGCAACCCCTGTTGCGTATGGATGCCCGCGCCTACAGTGCCCGGATTGGCGAGGCCGGACGCGAAGCCGCCGCCTTGCGCGGCATGGCCGGGCCGCCCACAATGGAAGAGACAGCCGCCAGACTCAAGGCCGCGCAGGATGCGGAACAGGATATGGTGCGCCGTCTGGCTTTGGCGCGTAATGAAGAAGACGCGAAGCTGCAATTGCGGCAAGAGCGTGTGTCCACCCATGTGCGGCTTCAGTTGCAACTGCGGTCTATGGACAACCAGGGGGGCGAAAGATCTGTGGGCAAAAACCGGTATGCCGAGGCAACTCAGGCCGAGGTGCAGGCCCGCAGGCATATGGAACAGGCAAAGGCGGAATTTGAAGAAGCCAGCCGCATGCGCGCTGCTCTGGAGCAGGAGCTTGGCCGCATCCGGCAGGAAATGCTGCGCTTCAAGCAGATGGCCTCGCAGCAGCGGTATGCGCCTGTGGCTCCCAATGCTCAAAGGTCCCAGCCTGTGCAGGTGGATGCCAATCTGTACGCTCCCGTTGACAGTCGCGTGCTGCGGGTTCTGGGCGTTCCCGGCCGGGCGGCGCAGCGTGGCGAAGCCCTGATTCTGCTGTTGCCCGAGGGCGCGTCGGTAGCTGAAAACTATTGGGTGCTGGCCTACTTTTCTGGCGACAGAACAGATGTCATACAGGCCGGACAACCCTGTTTTATTGAGCTTGAGGGCGGTTTGAGCCTGCGCGGCGCTGTGAATGATGTTCTTGCGCCACAGCCTTTGCCTGCAAATCCGCAAACTGCCCAGGGTACAAAATATACAGAGGGCGCAGCGGCTCCTGCTGTTTATACGCCTGTGCGCGTCAGCATTATTCCTGGCGACAATCCATTGCCCGTGCCCGGTTCGGCGGTACGCTGTGTTGTGCTTACACGCAATGTATGGGGATTTTACGGCCTGTAGGCAAACAGCCGGGCA belongs to Desulfovibrio intestinalis and includes:
- a CDS encoding class I SAM-dependent methyltransferase, whose translation is MKDTANKQKTQQEYWNARARTFPRFEEGEQTYEAGMLRRIIDAGVDFSGKNVLDVGSGSGMYTLRLARMAQSVTAMDVSDEMLRLLQEDAATMGINNIVTVHSGWEDFDASQHFDIVFASMTPAIDSDESREKLMRFSSGWIVFMGFAKSMPSNIMQGLYKHYSITPKAFSDAQDMRRWLDAKGIAYTGIPVAGQWTTPKSEKDIVDLCLTTLRGYGVDPDPDFIAAYIEAFKDQDGQYVERTEYSIEIILWQSR
- a CDS encoding DUF362 domain-containing protein, with the translated sequence MPAKVFYTDTHSRSHEESKLAKVARLCDALNFKKFIKKNELTAVKLHFGEYGNDTHLNPTLVRQVVDKIAAAGGKAFLTDTTTLYSGSRHNAVDHLQTACRHGFSPSVVAAPVVIADGLFGENDVPVRINCKHFKEVHIATEISKAPALVVLSHFKGHQMAGFGGAIKNLAMGGASVRGKKEQHATHVSVNEDACIGCGKCVRSCPQDALSIHKKKSKVDIARCVGCFECMTVCPVAAIDIEWEAEMEPFMERMTEYAYGVVKGRKKRICYINFVINVTPDCDCVGWSDMPMVPDVGILASTDPVALDQACFDLVNKAPCLSGEKKEKGEKQDKAEKLDKFTARWPNTRGPVQLQYGEEIGLGSRKYELIKV
- the upp gene encoding uracil phosphoribosyltransferase, translating into MAVYVVDHPLVRHKIGILRMESTSTSEFRSVSNEVAGLLIYEATKGFRTEKHIVQGWAGPVEIEAISGKKVTVVPILRAGIGLMDGVLDMIPGAKISVVGLYRNEETLQPVEYYVKLASDMDQRLAIILDPMLATGGSLIATIELLKRHDCRNICSLNLVCAPEGLAKVQAAHPDVDIYTAAIDDHLNEDGYIIPGLGDAGDRIFGTK
- a CDS encoding uracil-xanthine permease family protein, with the translated sequence MSSASPRREYLPTDYNLRFRDCLIGAQMLFVAFGALVLVPILTGLDSNVALFTAGVGTLLFQICTRGKVPIFLASSFAFIAPIIYGVQTWGMAQTLGGLVCSGFVYFILSGLIRWRGIDVVLRVLPPVVTGPVIMVIGLILAPVAVNMALGKTGDGAVQLVPEETALWVSMTSLLVTVLVSLLGKGFLRLMPILCGIVAGFAASLYFGMGDWTKVAATPWMSLPNFTFPEFAWEPILFIMPITLAPAIEHFGDVVAISSITGKDYLKDPGVHTTMFGDGVATMAAGMVGGPPCTTYAEVIGAVSLTRVFNPAVMTWAALTAILLSFVSKIGAFLSSIPVPVMGGIMILLFGAIMVVGLNTLVRAGKDLMEPRNMIIVALIIIFGVGGMQFSIGSFKLGGIGLAAVTGVALNLFLPRSRT
- a CDS encoding chaperone protein: MAEKKINDDYTTCPACCGTGKNQDNTVCFECNGTGKRQEACTVPAGAEHDGVCD
- a CDS encoding biotin/lipoyl-binding protein, producing MSEALYIEMPARKKGKPRPLWLRLLPLWGLLLIIAGGVLWWLGQGRIVSDRAVLDAMVHVVAPEFSAPVEVFYVKEGDRVLRGQPLLRMDARAYSARIGEAGREAAALRGMAGPPTMEETAARLKAAQDAEQDMVRRLALARNEEDAKLQLRQERVSTHVRLQLQLRSMDNQGGERSVGKNRYAEATQAEVQARRHMEQAKAEFEEASRMRAALEQELGRIRQEMLRFKQMASQQRYAPVAPNAQRSQPVQVDANLYAPVDSRVLRVLGVPGRAAQRGEALILLLPEGASVAENYWVLAYFSGDRTDVIQAGQPCFIELEGGLSLRGAVNDVLAPQPLPANPQTAQGTKYTEGAAAPAVYTPVRVSIIPGDNPLPVPGSAVRCVVLTRNVWGFYGL